In Patescibacteria group bacterium, the genomic window CGGATCGGGGAAAACGACTTCGCTTTTTTCATTTTTAAATACCATCACTACGCCGGAGAAATGCGTGGTCACGCTCGAGGACCCTATCGAGTATCGCCTGCCTAACATCCGCCAAACGCAGGTAGATTACGATATCGGGCTTACGTTTGCGAAAGGATTGAGGGGACTCTTTCGCCAGAATCCCGATATTATCATGGTCGGCGAGATCCGCGACCAGGAAACCGCGCAGATAGCGGTAGAAGCAGCGCTCACCGGCCACCTCGTGCTCACGACGCTGCATACGAATGACGCTATTGGCGCGGTGGCACGCCTCGTGAATATGGGCACTGAGCCGTTCCTCATCGGTTCCTCCCTTATCGGCGTGATTGCCCAGCGTTTGGTGCGCAAGGTGTGCGAAGTTTGCGGTAAGGAATTCCATCCGCCGCAAACGCTATTGGAGGATCTGGGAATGCACGAAAAAGACGCGGTGTTCCGCAGGGGGGAAAAGTGCGATGCGTGCGCGTTTACCGGATATCGCGGCCGGAGCGGCATCTTTGAGGTTCTTGAGGTGACCAAGGAGATAGAGACCATGATTATCGCGCGCGAGCCGATCGAACACATTGAAACGAACGCGCGAAGGAGTGGCATGAAGAGCCTTCGAGAAAACGGGCTCTCGCTCGCACGGGAAGGCTTTACAACTCTGGAGGAAATAGTGCGGCTGACGAGGAAAGGATGAAGAGAGTGAAGAAGCGAGAATTTAGAATTAAAAATTTAGCAGTAACTGCTCACTAACCCTCGACACCCCCACCACACCTCCCCCTTGTTAGGGGGAGGACAATCGTTGTTCTCCCCTGCCTGCGCAGGCAGGCCTGCCAGGGGGAGATGCAAAAGAGGGGGCTCCACTGCGGGATTGGAGAATGCCCCAGTGAGCAGTTACATTTAGCACTTGGAACGCATGAAGAAAATGAGATTAGATTCTGGATTTACGCTCATTGAGTTGCTGGTGGTGATCGCCATTATTGGCGTGTTGGCGACGGTGGGGTTCATGACTTTTGGAAGGACGACAAAGAAGGCGAGAGACACTATCCGCAAAACAGAGCTCGCCCAGATCGGAAGGTATTTGGGAAGCGCAGGCTCGAGTATCAGCCAGTATATTCCCCCAGAGGCGCCTCTTGAAGGCGATCTTTTTGAGTTGATTGCCGCGCTTGAGTCAAAATACGGGACCAATATGTTCCGGCAGCGCCCTTTTGATCCGCTTTTTGATAAAGGCGGCGATGTTTCAGGGTTCCAGTATGTCCTTGACGGACAAAAAAATATCGCGATATTTGCGAATATGGAAAATGGAGAAGAGCCGGTCACGCTTTCCGCGATTTCTGCGCCCACACCGCGGGGAGGAAGCGGGGTATTTCAAGGTACGGGTGTATGGTTGAGCGGGTGGAACGGCACGGATCGGTATTATCAGGTCAGCAATTAATGTAAAAATCAAAAGTCATAGTTCGACTCGGCTCACCATGACACAGAACGATTATCATCCTGAGCCGAGTCGATGAGATTACATTTTGAATTATAATGATGCGTTTTTTGCTTTCCGTCGCTACCCTAGTAGGTACCATCGTAGGGGTTGGAATGTTTGGGCTGCCGGCAGTAACCGCGGAAGCGGGGTGGCTCTCCATCGCCGTGATTGCGCTCATCGTCTTGCCCTTAGTGGTGATCACCCATCTTGCCTACGCCCACGTGGTGGTGCTTACTTCAAGCCGCGCCCGTTTGCCCGGCTATGCAGGATTATGGCTTGGGAAACCAGCGAAATATGTGGCATTTGTTTCTCAAGCGTTGGGATTGGTAGGCTCTTCTCTGGCGTATCTCATGGTGGGCGGTTCGTTCCTCGCGCAGTTTATCAGTAGCGTGTTGCCGATACCGTTTTGGGCGGGAGTAGCCATTTTTTTTCTCGCAGGAGCGGTGCTGGTGTGGCGGGGGACGAAGAGCATCGCACGCGCAGAGCTTGTAATGGTGGGGATCATGTTGTGTGCCATTGTGGTGCTGGGGATCGCGGCCCTGCCCTCGTTTAGAAGCGCAAATCTT contains:
- a CDS encoding prepilin-type N-terminal cleavage/methylation domain-containing protein yields the protein MKKMRLDSGFTLIELLVVIAIIGVLATVGFMTFGRTTKKARDTIRKTELAQIGRYLGSAGSSISQYIPPEAPLEGDLFELIAALESKYGTNMFRQRPFDPLFDKGGDVSGFQYVLDGQKNIAIFANMENGEEPVTLSAISAPTPRGGSGVFQGTGVWLSGWNGTDRYYQVSN
- a CDS encoding GspE/PulE family protein — its product is MPKAQFPMSESATNVVNSYIDEALRLNASDVHIEPDATHVRIRFRIDGTLREAGSEDTDFLPTLVSRIKVLSNLDISETRIPQDGRFQLKKGGKELDVRVSVFPTSYGECVVMRLLDLSRALLSFDQLGVRGNDLDRLQRMVSKPNGLLLVTGPTGSGKTTSLFSFLNTITTPEKCVVTLEDPIEYRLPNIRQTQVDYDIGLTFAKGLRGLFRQNPDIIMVGEIRDQETAQIAVEAALTGHLVLTTLHTNDAIGAVARLVNMGTEPFLIGSSLIGVIAQRLVRKVCEVCGKEFHPPQTLLEDLGMHEKDAVFRRGEKCDACAFTGYRGRSGIFEVLEVTKEIETMIIAREPIEHIETNARRSGMKSLRENGLSLAREGFTTLEEIVRLTRKG